The region AATACGACGTGGAACGCAAGTTGCGCGAAACGCGCCTCTATCAGGTCGCGCCGATCAGCACGAACCTCATCCTGTCGTTCCTGTCCGAACACGTGCTGGGGTTGCCGCGGAGCTACTGACTTTCGCGGCGTTGTCGAGGGAGCAAAAGCAGCCAGTCAGGACACGACGCCATTGCTGCCATAAGTCTTGTGGTGGAAAGCGCCCAGTTGCAGACGTCCGATTGCCTTGTTTAACTAGGTGGCGACTGCCTTTGTGAGGTCCAAATGCCCGCCACCTTCGCGCTCTACGACAAGTCCATCTTGCCGCCCGGCTTTCGCTATCCAGATGCCATTCAAGCCATAGCGAAGGGAAATGGCACACTGCCGACCGGGCCTTGGTGGTTTGTGGATGCAGCCTCAGATGCGGGTAAGCTGTTTTACTCCATCCGGAATCACGACGGACGAAACCTTGTGCCCTTCGCAAAAATGGATGGCGATATAGCCTGCTTCGATGGGGATGACCGCACCGGAAATCCGGCTGTCTTAGCCTTAGTTCTCGACGACTCTGGTCGTGCGTATGGCTTCAAGGACTTCGCATCGTGGCTAATAGAGGCCTGCTCGCTATCAACGCGCTGATGTCCACTAACCACCCCATTCCAGCCGTTCAAACCACCTACCTGCAGCCCCAAAACCTGCCGTCACCCCGGGCTTGACCCGGGGTCCCGCTGTTCTTCCGAGCCATAGACTCCGCTCAGTTGTCCTGCTCGTTCACCGCCAGCAGTGCGAGTTCGGTGCGATTGTCGATGCCCAGCTTCTGGTACATCGTGTGCAGGTAGACTTTCACCGTGCCTTCGCCGATGCCCAGTTCCGCTCCGATGTCGCGGTTGCGCAGGCCACGGGCGACAAGTGCGGCGATCTTGCGCTCGCGCGGGTTGAGCTTGGCCAGCGGCCCTTGCGCATCGGGGCGCAGCGACAGATCGATGGCCCGCTGCAGGAAGATCGGCTCGATGGCCTTCTGGCCGCCATGGACCTTCTCCAGCACGCCGACCAGGCCGTCTTCCGCCCCGTCCTTGGAAACGATGCCCTCTACCCCGCACGCATCACCGAAATCAGCTGACGATCATTGATCTCGGCAGTCAGCAGCACAACCGGGCGCTTGTCGCCGCGATCGCGCAACACTTCCAGCGTCTGAACCCCGTTCATGCCGGGCATGTTGATATCCAGCAGGACGATGGCCGGATCGTGGGTCTTGATCGCATCCAGCGTCTCCTCGCCACTTGCGGTGGCAGCCACCACCGAAAACCGGGTGCCGCGCAACACCGCTTCCACGCCGGCGCGGATGAAGCCGTGGTCATCGGCCACTAGGACTGGAATCATGCAAGTTCTCCGGATCGTAAGGCAATTTCGAGACGAGCGCCGCCTCTGCTGGAATCAAGTCTGAAGCTTCCGCCCAGTGCCTCGACACGTTCCGAAATGGAGCGTGGCCGCGCGGCATTGCCGAACGTGGGGAAGCCGACGCCATCGTCGGTGATGCTCAGGCGCAGTTCGCTGTCACATTCGCTCAGGGTGACCAGCACCTTGCTGCACTTGCCATGGCGCGCCGCATTGGCAATTGCTTCGCGCACGAGCTGGCGGATTTCGTGCGAAAGCTGCACGGAAACCGGCTGGGGGTCACCTGTCAGGGCAAGCTCGGTCGAGATGTGCCAATGCGCACCCGCCTCGGCCAGAAGATCGCGCAGCTCCTCGGTGATATCGGTCCGTCGGTCGCTTTCCTGGCCCCGCCTCAGTCTTTCGATCAACAGGCGCAGCTGTCCCTGTTCGCGGCGCAGCGCATTCTTGATCGAATCGATTTCGCCTTCGGGATCGTTGCCTTCGCGGATCCAGCGGCGCAGCGCTTCGAGACGGAACAGCGTGCCCGCCAGGAACTGGGCCACGCTGTCGTGCAGATCGCGCGCAACAGCGTGCCGGACGCCGGTTTCTGCGGCTGTGCGCGCAAGCGAGGCCATTTCCTCCCGGTCCAGCGCCTGCCCGAACTCGCGGGCTATCGCCGACATCAGGCCGATATCGTCAAAGCTCAGGGCGTGGGCGTTCCACACCACGAGATGGCCTGACCCCATCACGCTGCGCACCGAAGCGATCATCCCGTTCTCGACGCCGAGGAGGGTGGCCAGGCGCGAATCCAGCTGTTCTGCGCGGACCTCAATGGTGTCGTCGGCGGAAGCCTCGACCAGTTGCCGGCCCCGCTTCATGTCGATGAGCGAGGCGGGCAGGGGGGCAAGCAGTTCCTCGGCGAAGGTTTCGGGCGAAAGGCGCTTCCTGTCCGGTTGCCCGTCGTCTATCCGGCGCAGGTCGATCCACGGTTCCTCGCTGCTGGCGAAGGCGAATGCCGCGTTGCGCGCCCCGAACGACTGTATCACCAGATTGAGAGCGCCATCGAACACGAGGTCACGCCGCTCGCCGGGAATGCCCGCCGGTTCGGGCAGCACGGCCATGCGCCCAGTGGAGCGGGACATGCTCAGCCAGATCAGCATCGAGGAAAGCAGGATCATGTAGATCGTGCGCCGCACGAAGCGGTAGGGATCGATGTCGACGCCCCAGTAATACAGGATCATCCCGAACGCCAGGTTCGTGACCAGCAGGACGATGGCGGTGACGACCGTGGCCCGCCAGTTCCATCTGACCATGGCTACGACCAGCAGGAACGCGGCCAATGCCAGGAACGGACTCTGGAACTCGGTGTAGCGGCTTTCGGTGAAATAGACCGCCGCGATGAAGATCGCCACGTCGATTGCCTGTGCGGCCGGGGCCAGGCGGAAATCGAACCACCAGCTTCGCCAGGCCAGGACCATGAGCGCCGCCGTCCACAGCGTGTAGGCGGAAAGCAGGCTGTAGCCGTAGAACTCGCCGCGCACCGGCACGGTCGGGTCCAGCACCAGGGCGAGCAGAAACGCAAGCGCAAGGATGGCTCGTCCGGTCGCAACGACTCGCCCCGTGTTACGCCTGCGCATTTTTCTTGCCCGTCCTGTCCTGATTCGGACTCCCCAATCCATTTTTGCACGCCGTGCGCGCCCTGAACAGTCATTTGGCTGTGCCAGTTCGGCACGGTCGGATGTTAAGCGGGTTTTAACTGGTCTATCACGTTTATAGTGCGGTTAATGAAAGAATATTTGGCAAATCCGGGGCGTTCGTGCAGAATTGAATGCACCGGGCGTTTACCTTTTTGGATGACCGGGAACAGTCGGGATTCATCACTGCAATGATTGTGACGGGCGAACTTTGCGAAAATCCGCTGGTCGAGCTGACGGCAAAGCAGAGAGAGGTTCTCGATCTGTTGATTCAGCATATGACCTCCAAGGAGATCTCGCGACAGTTGGGGATATCGCCCCACACCGTCGATCAGCGCATCATGCTGGCCCGGGCCAAGCTCGGCGTGGCCACCCGCGGTGAGGTCGCCCAGGCCTATCGCCGTCTGGTAGAGACATACGAACAACCCGTATATGAAGATTCCCATATAGGTTTTCCGCCACTTCCCGTCGAAAACAGCTCTCGGGATGACATCGATGTCGGACCGTCAGGAGCAGAGGCCAGGCTTCCGGTGCAGGATGCACCCGGGATCGAGGGTCGGGCCGATGCTCCGGTCGAACGCAGGCGCCAGGCGCCGGCCGAGGCTGACGGGATGGTCTATCATCATGTCCTCCCGGAGATGTTCGACGGGCCGAACGGCACCCTTCTGCGGCTGGGCTATATTGGCGGCATAACGGTGTTCCTGATCCTGATCGTGCTGGGCGGGCTGAGCATGTTCATGCAACTGTCCACCATGCTCGACCAGTAGGGCGAGGTCCTTCACCGACCATCTCCTTCCATGAACCGGATTTCCGGCGCGGGGGCGTCGGCGTCCACATGAAGGGGTCCGTTCTGGCAACGGGGCGGGACAGGGTGTGAAGATGAAAGCTACTGACAACACGATCGCGATGCCTTTCGGGAAAGCCCATGGTGCACAGGCCAATGGCCGCGCCGCCGCCGCTGCTTCCGGCAATGCCACGGCCGTCCACGGCCTGCGCATCACCCGCGATCTCCACGATGCCGAGGCGGCGCTG is a window of Novosphingobium sp. THN1 DNA encoding:
- a CDS encoding helix-turn-helix transcriptional regulator; the protein is MHRAFTFLDDREQSGFITAMIVTGELCENPLVELTAKQREVLDLLIQHMTSKEISRQLGISPHTVDQRIMLARAKLGVATRGEVAQAYRRLVETYEQPVYEDSHIGFPPLPVENSSRDDIDVGPSGAEARLPVQDAPGIEGRADAPVERRRQAPAEADGMVYHHVLPEMFDGPNGTLLRLGYIGGITVFLILIVLGGLSMFMQLSTMLDQ
- a CDS encoding response regulator transcription factor: MIPVLVADDHGFIRAGVEAVLRGTRFSVVAATASGEETLDAIKTHDPAIVLLDINMPGMNGVQTLEVLRDRGDKRPVVLLTAEINDRQLISVMRAG
- a CDS encoding helix-turn-helix transcriptional regulator, which produces MLEKVHGGQKAIEPIFLQRAIDLSLRPDAQGPLAKLNPRERKIAALVARGLRNRDIGAELGIGEGTVKVYLHTMYQKLGIDNRTELALLAVNEQDN
- a CDS encoding sensor histidine kinase; protein product: MRRRNTGRVVATGRAILALAFLLALVLDPTVPVRGEFYGYSLLSAYTLWTAALMVLAWRSWWFDFRLAPAAQAIDVAIFIAAVYFTESRYTEFQSPFLALAAFLLVVAMVRWNWRATVVTAIVLLVTNLAFGMILYYWGVDIDPYRFVRRTIYMILLSSMLIWLSMSRSTGRMAVLPEPAGIPGERRDLVFDGALNLVIQSFGARNAAFAFASSEEPWIDLRRIDDGQPDRKRLSPETFAEELLAPLPASLIDMKRGRQLVEASADDTIEVRAEQLDSRLATLLGVENGMIASVRSVMGSGHLVVWNAHALSFDDIGLMSAIAREFGQALDREEMASLARTAAETGVRHAVARDLHDSVAQFLAGTLFRLEALRRWIREGNDPEGEIDSIKNALRREQGQLRLLIERLRRGQESDRRTDITEELRDLLAEAGAHWHISTELALTGDPQPVSVQLSHEIRQLVREAIANAARHGKCSKVLVTLSECDSELRLSITDDGVGFPTFGNAARPRSISERVEALGGSFRLDSSRGGARLEIALRSGELA